One genomic region from Candidatus Dadabacteria bacterium encodes:
- a CDS encoding nucleotidyl transferase AbiEii/AbiGii toxin family protein, with the protein MSNPVLEIKVADWVERAKPDPAAYRQRQTIEIVLNSIAMTTPLNVEMFLKGGILMGLAYDSPRQTSDIDLTTYLTAEANVDNKIRRLLDSALPRAATALGYADLIVRTYSVKRLPPKMDFEKAQFPALQLKIAYARRGTREETALSEGKTTSVINLDISFNEPLGQFQVLELTGGQQLRAYGLVDLIAEKYRAMLQQLARRRNRRQDVYDLDLLIADDQIDDSCRAQILDALIEKCNSRRISPTRMSLDHPEIKRRSGADWQTMELELGEVPDFEDCFARVSQFYRDLPWQTTRTP; encoded by the coding sequence ATGTCTAACCCCGTACTTGAAATCAAAGTCGCGGACTGGGTTGAACGGGCAAAGCCCGACCCCGCAGCCTACCGACAACGCCAGACGATCGAGATTGTCCTCAATTCAATCGCCATGACAACTCCTCTGAATGTGGAGATGTTCCTAAAAGGCGGCATCCTGATGGGACTTGCCTACGACAGCCCGAGGCAAACATCTGATATAGATCTGACGACATATCTCACCGCAGAGGCCAATGTCGACAACAAAATCCGAAGACTTCTGGATTCGGCGCTACCGAGAGCTGCCACCGCACTTGGTTATGCCGACCTCATTGTCAGAACCTACTCGGTGAAGCGCCTCCCGCCAAAAATGGATTTTGAAAAAGCGCAATTCCCCGCACTGCAACTAAAAATCGCCTACGCACGACGAGGCACGAGGGAAGAGACGGCACTCTCGGAAGGTAAAACCACCAGCGTGATCAACCTTGACATCTCCTTTAATGAACCGCTGGGACAATTCCAAGTGCTTGAACTGACCGGAGGACAACAACTGCGGGCTTACGGCCTCGTAGATCTCATCGCCGAAAAATATCGCGCCATGCTTCAGCAGCTTGCGCGCAGACGCAACCGGCGACAGGACGTTTATGATCTCGACCTGCTGATAGCGGATGACCAGATTGACGATTCCTGCCGTGCGCAGATCCTGGATGCTCTTATCGAGAAATGCAACTCGCGCCGCATCAGTCCGACCCGTATGTCTCTTGACCACCCCGAAATAAAAAGACGGTCGGGGGCAGACTGGCAGACTATGGAGCTTGAGCTGGGGGAAGTGCCGGATTTTGAAGATTGTTTCGCACGGGTTTCGCAGTTCTACAGAGACCTGCCCTGGCAAACAACACGGACCCCCTGA
- a CDS encoding diphthine--ammonia ligase yields MSEPIALCFSGGKDSAMALQEIRKRGEYRVAELVTTVTDAYDRVSMHGVRRTLLRRQAESLGLPLVEVVVPPESSNAVYEQEMGKAFSNIRDKGIRRIAFGDIFLEDLRDYRERQLAASGLTCLFPLWKKPTRSLARTFIDEGFRAVTVCVYSKMLDESFAGRHFDTTFLDDLPSGVDPCGENGEFHTFVFDGPIFSWPIEFTGGTVVERNGFFFYDLLLSSHRAS; encoded by the coding sequence TTGAGCGAACCGATTGCCCTTTGCTTCAGCGGCGGCAAAGACAGTGCCATGGCGCTTCAGGAAATCCGAAAGCGCGGGGAATACCGCGTGGCGGAACTTGTGACGACGGTAACTGACGCCTACGATCGGGTGAGCATGCACGGAGTGCGTCGTACGCTGCTTCGCAGACAGGCGGAGTCCTTAGGTCTACCACTTGTGGAAGTCGTGGTGCCGCCGGAATCGTCAAATGCTGTCTACGAACAGGAAATGGGAAAGGCGTTCTCCAATATCCGCGACAAGGGCATTCGCCGGATTGCCTTCGGCGATATATTCTTGGAAGATCTTAGGGATTACAGAGAACGGCAGCTCGCGGCCTCGGGATTAACCTGCCTCTTCCCCCTGTGGAAGAAGCCGACTCGGTCTTTAGCCCGGACCTTTATAGACGAAGGGTTTCGTGCGGTAACTGTATGCGTTTACTCCAAAATGCTTGATGAGTCCTTCGCCGGACGCCATTTCGACACGACGTTTCTTGATGACCTTCCAAGCGGGGTCGACCCCTGCGGAGAGAACGGGGAATTCCACACGTTTGTTTTCGACGGACCGATATTCTCCTGGCCGATTGAGTTCACAGGCGGTACGGTAGTGGAAAGAAACGGTTTCTTTTTCTACGACCTCTTATTAAGTTCGCACCGTGCATCCTAG
- a CDS encoding TerB family tellurite resistance protein: protein MSVWGKIIGGAAGFALGGPIGELLGAMAGHAFVDTGERPTDTRSRKQIAFTAGVIVLAAKMAKADGVVSEEEIQAFRKVFHPILRDEVKEAEVARVFNIAKKDSEGFEPYAQQLAEMFRGNPAVLEELLNCLFLIAKADNVYHTKENEYLKSVAEIFGLSEAAFRRIRAAHGVDKPDPYEVLGVTRDISDNELKSKYRELVRAHHPDSLIAQGVPQEFVDAANEKLAVINDAYDRIEKERKAI from the coding sequence ATGAGCGTATGGGGAAAAATAATCGGCGGTGCCGCGGGTTTTGCTCTCGGTGGCCCTATCGGTGAGTTGCTCGGTGCCATGGCGGGTCACGCGTTCGTGGATACCGGGGAGCGACCAACCGACACGCGCTCGAGAAAACAGATCGCCTTCACGGCCGGAGTTATAGTGTTGGCGGCCAAGATGGCTAAAGCTGACGGGGTAGTAAGCGAAGAGGAGATCCAAGCTTTCCGAAAGGTGTTTCATCCGATCCTGAGGGACGAGGTAAAAGAAGCCGAGGTTGCCCGCGTCTTCAATATCGCTAAGAAAGACTCAGAAGGCTTTGAGCCCTACGCACAGCAGCTTGCCGAAATGTTCAGGGGCAACCCCGCAGTTCTTGAGGAGCTTTTAAACTGCCTGTTTCTCATCGCCAAGGCCGATAACGTCTACCACACCAAGGAAAATGAGTATCTCAAAAGCGTGGCCGAGATATTCGGACTGAGCGAAGCGGCATTCAGGCGGATTCGCGCCGCACATGGCGTCGACAAGCCGGATCCGTACGAAGTCCTGGGAGTTACAAGGGACATCTCGGACAACGAACTTAAAAGCAAGTACCGCGAACTTGTCCGCGCGCACCATCCCGACAGCCTGATCGCCCAAGGCGTTCCCCAGGAATTTGTTGATGCGGCAAACGAGAAGCTCGCAGTCATAAACGATGCCTACGACCGGATCGAGAAGGAGCGAAAGGCAATCTGA
- a CDS encoding DUF4403 family protein: MGRIILVIFVLGVILAAGVFLSENVSRHDAERPTHKTPALEPLAEHLSRATIPVSVPIAAIEEALERKTPKQESGSRKNSLGRPFAQSELSWNLSRSRLQVLGRSGALDIATGLSGEARAAGTLRLIRKFDVNARGDVLASVSLTASPTLETNWRVSPNLSEVKIDIQKADIPIKRIGSLDVRGDILPGVRITADALRTQLNQSVARSDFFEQAVRKGWKRLCGSTPLGEDSDLWLETRPVVARAAQIRIGRKDIRTTIGVEVKTRILTEQTQPECPFPRTLLLEKPKPEGFEIIMPTILDYETLERTLAEEVVGKSVGKNISIAIKAIRVHPYGEKLLLETTVAVEAKILSDTEVKGILYVVAEPELDAETQTITLENVALDIDSQNVLFSMAGKAAEPLLLEAISKRLPFDLGPKLEELRDGAEDAILALSSENVSVTGKVRQVRLTRLDVGPEHLRLVLTAEGRVRARVQAIP, from the coding sequence ATGGGAAGGATAATACTGGTCATTTTCGTGCTCGGGGTGATTCTCGCGGCGGGGGTTTTCCTCTCGGAGAACGTGTCGAGGCATGACGCCGAAAGACCCACTCACAAGACCCCGGCGCTTGAACCGCTTGCGGAGCATCTTTCAAGAGCAACTATCCCAGTCTCCGTTCCCATAGCTGCAATAGAGGAAGCGCTTGAGCGCAAGACGCCGAAGCAGGAGTCGGGTTCAAGGAAAAACAGTCTCGGAAGACCTTTCGCCCAAAGCGAACTCAGCTGGAATCTAAGCCGTTCCCGTCTTCAGGTATTGGGCCGAAGCGGAGCGCTGGACATAGCGACCGGGCTTAGCGGAGAGGCTCGCGCAGCGGGGACTCTTCGGCTGATAAGAAAGTTTGACGTAAACGCACGCGGCGACGTACTTGCAAGCGTCTCCCTCACCGCGAGTCCGACCCTTGAGACCAACTGGCGCGTATCCCCGAACCTCTCCGAGGTAAAAATAGATATACAAAAGGCCGACATACCGATAAAACGCATTGGAAGCCTTGACGTAAGAGGAGATATACTTCCCGGAGTTCGAATCACGGCCGATGCGCTTCGCACGCAACTTAACCAAAGCGTGGCCAGGAGCGATTTTTTTGAGCAGGCGGTAAGAAAAGGCTGGAAGAGGCTTTGCGGTTCAACACCGCTTGGAGAAGACTCGGATCTCTGGCTTGAAACAAGGCCCGTAGTTGCGCGCGCAGCACAGATCCGCATCGGCCGCAAAGACATCCGCACTACGATTGGAGTTGAAGTAAAAACGCGCATCCTGACAGAGCAAACGCAGCCAGAATGCCCCTTCCCGAGAACCCTGCTCCTAGAAAAGCCAAAGCCAGAAGGCTTCGAAATCATTATGCCCACCATACTCGACTACGAAACGCTTGAGCGAACACTCGCCGAGGAGGTAGTCGGCAAGTCTGTGGGCAAAAACATCTCCATAGCCATAAAGGCAATAAGGGTTCACCCGTATGGAGAAAAGCTTCTGCTTGAAACCACGGTGGCTGTGGAGGCCAAAATCCTCTCAGACACGGAAGTGAAGGGAATCCTGTACGTGGTTGCCGAACCGGAACTAGACGCCGAGACTCAGACCATAACGCTGGAAAACGTAGCACTCGATATCGATTCGCAAAACGTGCTTTTCTCAATGGCTGGAAAGGCAGCGGAGCCACTGCTACTGGAAGCCATCTCAAAGCGTCTTCCATTCGATCTCGGGCCTAAGCTTGAGGAACTGCGAGACGGTGCGGAGGACGCGATCTTGGCGCTTTCATCGGAGAACGTCTCGGTTACGGGCAAGGTGCGCCAGGTGCGCCTGACCCGCCTTGACGTGGGGCCCGAACACCTGCGTTTAGTCCTCACGGCAGAAGGCAGGGTTAGGGCAAGAGTGCAGGCAATTCCTTAG
- a CDS encoding TetR/AcrR family transcriptional regulator, with protein sequence MVQTNSVPQRSTQSTQTSRKFRRRDEILRAATDLFSEKGYHEVTMEEIAEEMGVSKGTLYNYFSSKENLYLEILKESFEAIEALLHEEVENSDPAPLKLRKLLTTIFTFYRQNLKVLRILSRDETHLLKEHFELTEKWRTRRVRLYEKIIEKGIDEGSFVRQNPRLRALMLYGAVGAVMVHHDFSMDAGEVADAVFSQLASGLLINKDS encoded by the coding sequence ATGGTTCAGACTAACAGCGTTCCCCAGAGAAGTACGCAGAGCACACAGACGTCCCGCAAGTTCAGGCGCCGCGACGAGATATTAAGAGCTGCGACCGACCTTTTCTCCGAGAAGGGCTACCACGAGGTCACCATGGAAGAGATAGCCGAGGAGATGGGCGTATCGAAAGGAACCCTCTACAACTACTTCTCTTCCAAGGAGAATCTCTACCTCGAAATCCTTAAGGAGAGCTTCGAGGCCATAGAAGCGCTCCTGCATGAGGAAGTAGAGAATTCGGACCCAGCCCCCCTGAAGCTCCGCAAGCTGCTTACGACCATATTCACTTTCTACAGACAGAACTTGAAGGTTCTTCGCATACTGAGCCGCGACGAGACTCATCTTCTTAAGGAACACTTTGAGCTTACCGAGAAGTGGAGAACGCGGCGGGTGAGGCTCTACGAAAAGATAATAGAAAAAGGCATAGACGAAGGAAGCTTCGTGAGGCAGAATCCGAGGCTTCGCGCCCTCATGCTCTACGGGGCCGTGGGCGCGGTAATGGTTCACCACGATTTCTCGATGGATGCGGGAGAGGTGGCCGACGCGGTTTTCTCGCAGCTTGCTTCCGGACTGCTGATAAACAAGGACTCTTAG
- a CDS encoding aminotransferase class I/II-fold pyridoxal phosphate-dependent enzyme, producing MSSYGYSSRTSHFVPPKQWASMRVARELERKTGKKIIHFEKGDYQGPDFDTPEHVLDATEQALRDGYVRYDPGPGLPELREAIAEKMGERGRPTEPDEVIVTAGAKHSLTMNLLTFLEDGDEVIFPNPGYPPDEVWAKYANAVIKHTPLTKPDWQFDVEKLEGLITPKTKLVIINTPQRPNGHLVENPQEIADMLERHPQVMIISDEIFSQVTFGKPHLSISSIESIRDRVICIDTFSKTWAMTGWRIGWTVAPRPVIEKLSIFLQDSITNVAAFIQKAAHAALTGPQDWVENKLVLLEQKRDRMVAGLNSVDGITCDTPDGAFYAFADISGTGLTSQEFTDRLVERAAVAVVAGTAFGSQGEGYVRVTYACSDDDIDEGMKRMREADLS from the coding sequence ATGTCATCATATGGATACAGTTCGCGTACCTCGCACTTTGTTCCGCCCAAGCAGTGGGCGAGCATGAGGGTCGCGAGGGAACTTGAGAGGAAAACGGGAAAAAAGATCATTCACTTTGAAAAGGGTGATTATCAGGGACCCGATTTCGATACGCCGGAGCATGTTCTTGACGCTACGGAGCAGGCGCTTAGAGACGGTTACGTAAGGTACGACCCAGGGCCGGGACTTCCCGAGCTTCGGGAGGCCATAGCGGAGAAGATGGGTGAGCGGGGAAGACCCACGGAACCCGACGAGGTCATAGTGACGGCGGGAGCGAAGCACTCCCTTACGATGAACCTTCTTACCTTTCTTGAGGACGGGGACGAGGTGATATTCCCGAACCCGGGATATCCCCCCGATGAGGTATGGGCCAAGTACGCAAACGCGGTGATAAAACACACCCCGCTTACAAAGCCCGACTGGCAGTTCGACGTTGAGAAGCTGGAAGGACTCATCACCCCGAAAACGAAGCTCGTGATCATAAACACTCCCCAGAGGCCGAACGGCCACCTGGTGGAGAACCCCCAGGAGATAGCCGATATGCTTGAGCGCCATCCCCAGGTGATGATCATATCTGACGAGATATTCTCCCAGGTAACCTTCGGAAAGCCGCATCTCTCGATCTCATCGATAGAAAGCATACGCGACAGGGTGATCTGCATAGACACGTTCTCAAAGACATGGGCTATGACAGGGTGGAGAATAGGTTGGACCGTGGCCCCGAGGCCGGTTATCGAGAAGCTCTCTATATTCCTTCAGGACTCAATCACAAACGTGGCTGCGTTCATACAGAAGGCAGCGCACGCGGCTCTAACCGGGCCGCAGGACTGGGTTGAGAACAAGCTGGTTCTGCTTGAGCAGAAAAGGGACCGTATGGTCGCCGGGCTAAACAGCGTCGACGGTATAACATGCGATACTCCCGACGGTGCGTTCTACGCCTTCGCCGACATTTCGGGAACGGGACTTACCTCCCAGGAGTTCACCGACAGGTTGGTTGAGCGCGCGGCGGTCGCCGTAGTGGCCGGCACAGCATTCGGAAGCCAGGGGGAGGGTTACGTGAGGGTTACCTACGCGTGTTCTGACGACGATATAGACGAAGGAATGAAAAGGATGAGGGAAGCGGATCTTTCCTGA
- a CDS encoding M48 family metallopeptidase — translation MRSIFKRKSLFPAGVLLFLLLLVACARAPITNRTQFILLPQAFEMQLGASAYVNLLETEKISRDAHYNGVVRRVGQRIAAVSHTPNLRWRYTVFDNDKLVNAFALPGGKIGVYTGMMPVAKTEAGLATVMAHEVAHATARHGGERLTLGILLQMGSAALASAMKKKDKKTTSRVLAAYGVGTTLAVALPFSRKQESEADRIGLIYMAKAGYDPREAIPFWERMGAAGRGAPPEFLSTHPGYRTRIKNIRKWMPEALEYYEASQKAPNRRIVIAEGTGR, via the coding sequence TTGAGGTCGATATTTAAAAGGAAAAGTCTTTTTCCGGCCGGAGTTCTGCTTTTTCTGCTCCTCCTCGTTGCGTGCGCCAGGGCCCCGATTACCAACAGAACGCAGTTTATACTACTCCCCCAGGCCTTCGAAATGCAGCTTGGCGCAAGTGCGTACGTGAACCTGCTTGAGACCGAGAAGATCTCGCGTGATGCGCACTACAACGGGGTCGTGAGGAGGGTCGGACAGCGTATAGCCGCGGTTTCCCACACCCCCAACCTCAGGTGGCGGTACACCGTTTTCGATAACGACAAGTTGGTGAACGCCTTTGCGCTTCCCGGGGGGAAAATCGGGGTTTACACCGGGATGATGCCCGTTGCCAAAACCGAGGCGGGGCTCGCTACCGTGATGGCCCACGAGGTTGCCCACGCAACGGCGCGCCACGGAGGGGAGAGGCTTACTCTCGGAATTCTGCTCCAGATGGGCTCTGCGGCGCTCGCGTCGGCCATGAAGAAAAAGGACAAAAAAACCACAAGCAGGGTTCTTGCCGCCTACGGGGTGGGGACAACGCTCGCGGTCGCCCTGCCGTTTTCAAGAAAGCAGGAATCAGAGGCCGACAGGATAGGCCTCATATACATGGCAAAGGCGGGCTATGATCCCCGCGAGGCCATCCCCTTCTGGGAGAGGATGGGGGCTGCGGGACGAGGGGCTCCGCCCGAGTTTCTCTCTACCCACCCCGGGTACAGGACCAGGATAAAAAACATCCGCAAGTGGATGCCCGAGGCGCTCGAATACTACGAGGCGAGCCAGAAGGCTCCCAACAGGCGCATAGTAATTGCCGAGGGAACCGGACGCTAG
- a CDS encoding phosphate ABC transporter substrate-binding protein produces the protein MKNFSVTSCFTLFAIVYTLASGSVAGAQTVKVDPSIPFYAKATGVSGNIDSVGSDTMNNLMTFWCEGFSKFYPNVRCQIEGKGSSTAPPALIAGTSQFGPMSRMMKSKEIDAFEKETGYKPTAVPTSIDALAVYVNKDNPIGCLSIKQVDAIFSKNRKCGGGSDISIWGAAGLGGDWSGKPISVYGRNSASGTYGYFKKKALCKGDYKDTVKEQPGSSAVVQGITEDLQGIGYSGIGYKTSGVKAIEIAKTAEKGCFGPSIENVVGKKYPLGRYLYLYVNKKPNEALDPLRLEFLKYILSQEGQEIVIKDGYLPLTAGKASELRDLIGAN, from the coding sequence ATGAAGAATTTCAGTGTTACGTCGTGTTTTACGCTTTTTGCGATCGTTTACACGCTTGCCTCCGGTTCTGTCGCGGGGGCCCAGACGGTCAAGGTTGATCCGTCCATACCTTTCTATGCGAAGGCGACGGGCGTTTCGGGGAACATAGACAGCGTGGGTTCCGACACAATGAACAACCTTATGACGTTCTGGTGCGAGGGATTTTCAAAGTTCTACCCCAATGTTAGATGTCAGATAGAGGGTAAGGGTTCAAGCACTGCCCCCCCGGCTCTCATAGCGGGGACTTCCCAGTTCGGACCCATGTCGAGAATGATGAAATCAAAAGAGATCGACGCCTTCGAAAAGGAAACCGGTTACAAACCGACTGCGGTTCCGACGTCAATTGACGCTCTCGCGGTTTACGTCAACAAGGATAACCCGATCGGGTGTCTTTCGATAAAGCAGGTAGACGCCATTTTCTCAAAGAACAGAAAGTGCGGTGGCGGTTCCGATATTTCTATCTGGGGGGCGGCTGGGCTCGGCGGCGATTGGTCCGGCAAGCCGATAAGCGTCTATGGGCGAAACTCGGCTTCAGGGACCTACGGTTACTTCAAAAAGAAGGCGCTTTGCAAGGGCGACTACAAGGACACCGTCAAGGAGCAGCCGGGATCCTCCGCCGTTGTGCAGGGAATTACTGAGGATCTCCAGGGAATCGGCTACAGCGGCATCGGGTACAAAACTTCCGGAGTGAAGGCGATCGAGATTGCCAAGACCGCCGAGAAGGGCTGTTTCGGGCCCAGTATCGAGAATGTCGTCGGCAAGAAGTATCCGCTCGGAAGGTATCTTTATCTTTACGTGAACAAAAAGCCGAACGAAGCCCTTGATCCGCTACGCCTTGAGTTTCTGAAATACATTCTGAGCCAGGAGGGACAGGAGATAGTAATAAAGGACGGTTATCTTCCCTTGACCGCCGGGAAAGCCTCTGAGTTAAGAGACCTTATAGGTGCGAACTAG